The proteins below come from a single Esox lucius isolate fEsoLuc1 chromosome 7, fEsoLuc1.pri, whole genome shotgun sequence genomic window:
- the LOC105011309 gene encoding cysteine-rich and transmembrane domain-containing protein 1 — MNFDQPPPYGGPVPSAPGYPAPTAPGYPAPTAHGYPAPTAPGYPVATAPGYPNQAAPGYQPQGLQNQGYPTQGYSAPGYPATDPAYPSFPPDAYQGQPGYQGYQMPPQPQFGWQDPQPGAQMYGEAPKNTVYVVDGRGRDGGGGGGGGGGENACLTACWTALCCCCLWDMMT, encoded by the exons ATGAATTTTGACCAGCCCCCTCCCTACGGGGGACCTGTACCCTCTGCCCCAGGATACCCTGCTCCTACAGCCCCAGGATACCCTGCTCCTACAGCACACGGATACCCTGCTCCTACAGCACCCGGGTACCCTGTTGCAACGGCCCCTGGGTACCCTAACCAGGCCGCCCCGGGATACCAACCCCAAGGGTTACAAAATCAGGGGTACCCAACCCAGGGGTATTCTGCACCTGGGTACCCCGCCACAGATCCGGCATACCCCAGCTTCCCCCCCGATGCATACCAGGGCCAGCCTGGCTATCAGGGCTACCAGATGCCCCCTCAGCCGCAGTTTGGATGGCAGGACCCCCAGCCTGGTGCGCAGATGTACGGCGAAGCCCCCAAGAACACAG TTTACGTTGTGGATGGCAGGGGACGAGACGGCGGAGGTGGcggaggaggcggaggaggggAAAACGCCTGTCTCACCGCCTGTTGGACGGCCCTGTGCTGTTGCTGTCTGTGGGACATGATGACATAG